The following are from one region of the Vitis riparia cultivar Riparia Gloire de Montpellier isolate 1030 chromosome 14, EGFV_Vit.rip_1.0, whole genome shotgun sequence genome:
- the LOC117929492 gene encoding squamosa promoter-binding-like protein 13A: MEWNLQPSTWDLTELNQEKDPYMPTTVGSGTLLGQKTKENFSVDLKLGRLGDLGDGSTDKFKDSKSLRVSSPSGSSRRARALNGTQNVSCLVDGCTSDLRNCREYHRRHRVCERHSKTPVVIIGGQEKRFCQQCSRFHSLGEFDEVKRSCRKRLDGHNRRRRKTQPESFYLGSGNFLSNHQGTGFLQFGSSQMLTTSTASSPTWPRIARSEEEAMFYNHCQQLHVGPIPFPNSMYNRGGDKKFPFLQHVAPEVPNFHPVRVQSKNGRACHELTRPASSDCAFSLLSLPATQFSGISLAQLLHTNATPPVQTISSGPHWFNNLAQHSCSQVIESVPISPVLVPVDTTKANNHCNTMFHMGSSGLSENEPS; this comes from the exons ATGGAGTGGAACTTACAGCCATCCACTTGGGATTTAACTGAATTGAATCAAGAAAAGGATCCCTATATGCCCACCACGGTTGGTTCTGGTACCTTATTAGGGCAGAAGactaaagaaaatttttcagtTGATTTGAAGCTTGGAAGATTGGGGGATTTGGGAGACGGGTCCACAGATAAATTCAAGGACTCTAAGTCCTTGAGGGTTTCATCACCTTCAGGGTCATCAAGGAGGGCTAGAGCTCTAAATGGAACTCAGAATGTGTCATGCTTAGTTGATGGGTGCACTTCAGACCTACGTAATTGCAGGGAGTATCATCGACGCCATAGGGTATGTGAGCGTCATTCTAAAACCCCAGTTGTCATCATTGGCGGTCAAGAAAAACGTTTCTGCCAGCAATGCAGCAG ATTCCATTCCTTGGGGGAGTTTGATGAGGTAAAGAGAAGCTGCAGGAAACGCCTTGATGGACACAACCGGCGCCGAAGAAAAACTCAGCCAGAATCCTTTTACTTGGGATCTGGAAACTTTCTCTCCAATCACCAAG GTACAGGATTCTTGCAATTTGGAAGTTCGCAGATGCTTACAACCTCTACTGCCAGCAGTCCCACATGGCCCCGGATTGCTAGAAGTGAGGAAGAAGCAATGTTTTACAATCATTGCCAACAGTTGCATGTCGGCCCAATTCCTTTTCCAAATTCAATGTACAACAGAGGAGGAGATAAAAAATTCCCCTTCTTGCAGCACGTAGCCCCTGAAGTTCCCAACTTCCATCCAGTTCGTGTCCAATCAAAAAATGGTAGGGCCTGCCATGAATTAACTCGACCAGCTTCCTCAGACTGTGCTTTCTCTCTTCTGTCATTGCCAGCAACACAATTCTCAGGGATCAGTTTAGCTCAGTTGCTGCATACCAATGCTACCCCTCCAGTTCAGACTATCAGCTCAGGCCCACATTGGTTCAATAATTTAGCTCAGCACTCATGCTCACAGGTTATAGAGAGCGTGCCAATCAGTCCAGTTTTGGTTCCTGTTGACACCACCAAGGCGAACAACCATTGCAACACAATGTTTCATATGGGATCAAGTGGGTTGTCAGAAAATGAGCCCTCATGA
- the LOC117929955 gene encoding probable WRKY transcription factor 75 yields MENYQNFFACSSSAPPPASMGFTLNMESSNVFGNVHGHSIPNGFLGLKSTEIHVPTGQEVENISRSSGGFGRSENEVKSCKKKYEKKIRKPRYAFQTRSQVDILDDGYRWRKYGQKAVKNNKFPRSYYRCTHQGCNVKKQVQRLSKDESIVVTTYEGVHTHPIEKPTDNFEHILNQMQIYAPL; encoded by the exons ATGGAGAATTATCAGAACTTCTTCGCTTGCTCGTCATCGGCGCCGCCACCAGCTTCGATGGGTTTTACATTAAACATGGAGAGTTCCAATGTTTTCGGTAATGTCCATGGTCACAGTATTCCAAATGGGTTCTTGGGGTTGAAGTCCACGGAGATCCATGTCCCTACAGGACAAGAAGTCGAGAACATTTCTAGGAGCAGTGGAGGCTTTGGTAGGTCTGAGAATGAGGTGAAATCTTGTAAGAAGAAGTATGAGAAGAAGATCAGGAAGCCCAGATATGCTTTTCAAACCAGGAGCCAGGTTGATATACTTGATGATGGATATAGATGGAGGAAGTACGGTCAAAAGGCAGTTAAGAACAACAAATTTCCAAG AAGCTACTACAGATGTACCCATCAGGGATGCAATGTAAAGAAGCAGGTGCAACGCCTATCCAAAGATGAAAGCATTGTGGTGACCACTTATGAAGGGGTGCACACACATCCAATCGAGAAGCCCACCGACAATTTCGAACATATCTTGAATCAGATGCAAATCTACGCTCCCTTATAA
- the LOC117929538 gene encoding levodione reductase yields the protein MENQGKKVLVTSNGDEISANIAFHLAKRGCRLVLMGNESALRKIAEEIMGSIKGAAPVEVVGMDMEEEKESVFDEAVGRATMLLGKLDALVHCYSYEGKMQEPLNLPEDEFKKIVKINFMASWYLLKAVGKRLKEQKSGGSIVFLSSIIGSERGLYQGAAAYGSCLAGVQQLVRHAALEIGKYQIRVNAIARGLHLDDEFPLSVGKERAEKLVKDAAPLHRWLDVKNDLASTVIYLVSDGSRYMTGTTIFVDGAQSLVRPRMRSYM from the exons ATGGAGAATCAAGGGAAGAAGGTCTTGGTGACCTCCAATGGGGATGAGATTTCGGCGAACATTGCTTTCCATTTAGCAAAGCGGGGTTGCAG GCTGGTTTTGATGGGAAACGAGAGCGCTCTTCGGAAAATTGCCGAGGAAATAATGGGTTCTATAAAGGGTGCCGCTCCAGTGGAGGTGGTCGGAATGGATATGGAAGAGGAGAAGGAATCGGTTTTTGATGAGGCAGTGGGCAGGGCAACGATGTTGCTAGGCAAGTTGGATGCTTTGGTTCATTGCTACTCTTACGAAG gGAAAATGCAAGAGCCTCTGAATTTACCTGAAGATGAGTTCAAAAAGATcgtgaaaataaatttcatggCCTCATGGTACCTCTTAAAGGCTGTTGGCAAAAGATTGAAGGAGCAGAAGTCAGGAGGTTCCATTGTATTTTTGTCCTCCATAATTGGCAGCGAGAGGGGGCTCTATCAGGGGGCTGCTGCTTATGGTTCTTGTTTGGCAGGGGTGCAGCAGTTAGTTAGG CATGCAGCTCTGGAGATTGGAAAATACCAGATCAGGGTCAATGCAATTGCCCGTGGCTTGCACTTGGATGATGAATTTCCATTGTCAGTTGGGAAGGAGAGGGCAGAGAAGTTGGTGAAAGACGCAGCACCACTCCACAGGTGGCTTGATGTCAAAAATGATCTGGCATCGACAGTCATCTATTTAGTCAGTGATGGGTCGCGGTACATGACTGGGACCACCATATTTGTTGATGGGGCTCAGTCTCTGGTAAGGCCGAGGATGAGGTCTTATATGTGA